TTAATCAAATTTACAGCTAACATATGTTTTAGATTATACATTGTATATTTACGATTAACCAAACATCCAACAATAATACAAATAATGCAGTGACTATTATTCCATTTACCCTTAAAAATAAATAGATTTAACAGAATGTAGAAACCTGTATGTGAAATAAATAAAGTACTGGCAGAAGTAACTGTGCTGGTTAGGGATATCTAATAACTTATAATCAGCAACTGATAAtctatggtgattttggagttgggAACAGAAAATAAATGACTTCGAACATTTTGTTATACTTATCATGAGCTGATATATGATGGATGATCTCTATGTAGCTACATTTGGGAACTATACGATGAAATCCAAAAGCTCAATTAAATTTAATTCTTGAAAGGTAGGATATACTTGCATTTTATCTTTTACTCTGCATTATATTCAGCTAGTATGAAATTGATAACTTTTCAGTTTGCTTCTGTATACCATCTTTTTCTTTACAATTTAAAGAGTAGCTTTCATTTTAGCTTTCTTTTGGTTACTCCAAAATATTCTTTCTATTATTTGACAAGTGCTATAGATCCTCTAAATAAGATTTTTCATCATTTTGGTCCAAACGAAAATCCATAGAGTTAAAAAGAAAACCTTGAGAAATATTTGGTCCATCTTTCTGCATATCTGAGCCCAGAGGACCTCTTCCATGGGAAGGGTGAAGCTGTTGAAGATGAGAAGCCACACCGCGGAGGTTATCCTCGTCCAATGTTGGAAGCTGTACAGAAGAGTAGCCAAACATTAATGGCAAGTTTGCAGGTATGACAGGCTGGCTTCCTGGTCTATCTCCACTTGTGGTAGCCATCACTTGCATCATGCCAGGAATTGGGTAACTAGGCGTACTTGTTGTACCAGCAGTGTTAGAATTCAGAGGCATAGAGTAAGGCAGGTTCATGATGTTTATTGATTGGCCCTGGAATGGGATAGTATATGGTATATTCCTAAACTTAACATCCTTCTCTGAAGAAATAGTAAACCTTCTGTGTCCTATTAATTCTACACCACTTGAAGAAGGAACACTGCGAAGCTCCTTATGAACCTCAGCTAAACCACTACTTCCAACAAATCTCTTGGAGCTCTCATCATGCTGCAAAATTTGCCTGGATGTTGAACCCACAGTTTCAGAATCAGCTACATCTTCATTTTCTGCAGTCGAACCTTCATCTGTGGTTATTGAAATGTGTGATGCCCTGGTCTTGTCATGCGTATCAGCATGATGACCTTCTCTCTCTTGCTTCTTCTGTTGACTTGACTCCCTGAACAGATTTTTACGTTTGTCACCCACATCAGCTCTCCTATCTTCTTCAACTTCTATAGGTCTACTATCATTTTGAACCCAGAATCCTCCACTATTTAACTTTTTAGAAGCATCTACGTCAACACTAATGCTGGGGAGCAAGTTCCCCTCATGTTTTGTTGAATCACTTCTCTGAGAACCCACACCAGAATCATGTTTTTGGCTGCTAGTGCTTCCATCCAGAAAGTTCTTGAAATCATTGATCACCTTGCCATCTCTATCAACTTCCTCAACCTTAGAATCCGATGAGCTCCCACTTTTACTTTTCTCGGAGGCAGCCCCTCCACCACAGGGCAGACCTAAGCTCAGATCAAGACCGTTTTCGTCCATTTTGATCAAACACAAAACACAGTGACCAAATTCACACGTTAAACTTCAAGTCACTCTACCCACCCAAAGAAGAAGTAAAGTTTCACTCTGCAATATTTTACTGCTTCATCCTGAATGCTAGAAACATTATTCAGATGGAACACCTGCTATAACATCTGTTCACGCGAAACATGGATGAGTAACATCTCGCAGACAAGAACAAATAACGTTTCATCATATAACCAAGgaaaaaaatactaatatttctcaaaataaaaAGTAGCAGACATGCTTGCATTTACTATACATAAAGGCAACAAGAAAAAAAACTCAATACAACATGCAGAGAGCAACAGGATCAGTTTCTCTGAAAGTCCCATATGCGGGAGTGATTTATATCTCATTCTATGATTATTCAGTTTAGGCAGATCGATTGAAACAAGTGAGCTTAATATTCATCTACCCAGAAGTAGCTTTGTAGCAAGACAATCACTAAGGTTAAGATGAACATGAAATGAAACAGAAGTTGCTTTAGGTTTTTTCAGACCACACCTATGTGAATCACTTCCTTTATCTGAGCTTGGACTGGCCATGCTCCGCAGAGCT
This sequence is a window from Nicotiana tomentosiformis chromosome 5, ASM39032v3, whole genome shotgun sequence. Protein-coding genes within it:
- the LOC104084477 gene encoding ninja-family protein mc410, which gives rise to MDENGLDLSLGLPCGGGAASEKSKSGSSSDSKVEEVDRDGKVINDFKNFLDGSTSSQKHDSGVGSQRSDSTKHEGNLLPSISVDVDASKKLNSGGFWVQNDSRPIEVEEDRRADVGDKRKNLFRESSQQKKQEREGHHADTHDKTRASHISITTDEGSTAENEDVADSETVGSTSRQILQHDESSKRFVGSSGLAEVHKELRSVPSSSGVELIGHRRFTISSEKDVKFRNIPYTIPFQGQSINIMNLPYSMPLNSNTAGTTSTPSYPIPGMMQVMATTSGDRPGSQPVIPANLPLMFGYSSVQLPTLDEDNLRGVASHLQQLHPSHGRGPLGSDMQKDGPNISQATTSTIPHKSSDSVQYDGRAMEHVKGNGRQHKAEETSTSRGEENVKGSNISFRAKDPPEQPRAEAVPSEFSTIRPGLAADLKFGGSGSYPNLPWVSTTGPGPNGRTISGVTYRYSSTQIRIVCACHGSHMSPDDFVRHASEEQTSQEPGTGVSSFPSSNPAASAQS